From a region of the Hemibagrus wyckioides isolate EC202008001 linkage group LG14, SWU_Hwy_1.0, whole genome shotgun sequence genome:
- the LOC131364719 gene encoding protocadherin alpha-3-like, with translation MEQRGSASWRVYLILFALPLLFWRVALAQIKYSILEEQENGAMVGNIAKDLGLDHRSLKERGFRVVSATGESLFHLNQDDGVLYTTGKIDREEVCERISACLINIKIALENPLEIHYVVVEVVDINDHAPMFPEIEKRLEISENAVSGSRFQIQAARDPDSGMNSVQMYKISQNEHFRVEVKDRGSDRKIPFLILQKSLDRETSPSLKLLLTALDGGKPPKSGSLEITIDVLDINDNIPVFTKDSYSLKLSENVPIGTTVVQVNATDTDDGVNGEVFFIFGHDVDSDLRKLFDLDPVTGEIVVKGQIDFEEKDHYEIDIQASDKAIAPLTADKSILIQIVDVNDNAPEIEVTSFSSTVPEDTKLGTTVALISVSDLDSGLNGKVSCSVLEEIPFKLMQTSQHNIYSLTTASLLDREKILQYDITLVAQDAGQPVLSSFKSITVQLSDVNDNSPEFSLNPYIFYITENNVPGTSMFSVSASDRDLDENAMISYQILRDTTDQNKYTSFLNINPENGEIYTLKSFDFEAVKAFHFHVVATDSGNPSLSSNVTVNVFILDQNDNVPVILYPVSGNGSAEGVEEIPRNGNAGHLVTKVRAYDADIGYNGWLLFSLQEVSDHSLFGLDRYTGQIRTLRSFTETDEAEHKLVILVKDNGNISLSATATVIIRLVEPKEPFAASNVKNAVKEEGDNNIAFYLIITLGSVSVLFIISIIVLIVMQCSKSTDNLSKYLQDTAYDGTLCHSIQYRSGDKRYTLVGSRMSIGSTIVPGSSGNTLVVQDHRRRTSREVRHCLV, from the coding sequence ATGGAACAAAGAGGATCAGCATCATGGCGAGTGTACCTTATACTTTTTGCACTACCGCTGCTATTTTGGAGAGTAGCACTGGCGCAGATAAAATATTCCATACTAGAAGAGCAGGAAAACGGCGCCATGGTAGGAAATATCGCAAAGGATTTGGGTCTTGATCACAGAAGTCTAAAGGAGCGAGGATTTCGTGTCGTATCAGCTACAGGAGAATCTCTGTTCCATCTAAATCAGGATGATGGCGTTTTGTATACTACAGGGAAAATAGACAGGGAGGAGGTATGCGAGAGAATTAGCGCATGCttgattaatataaaaatcgCCCTTGAAAATCCTTTAGAGATTCATTATGTAGTGGTTGAGGTTGTGGACATAAACGATCATGCTCCGATGTTTCCTGAGATAGAAAAGCGTTTGGAAATCTCCGAAAACGCTGTGTCTGGTTCACGCTTTCAGATACAAGCAGCACGCGATCCAGATAGCGGGATGAATTCTGtacaaatgtataaaatcagtcagaatGAACATTTTCGAGTCGAGGTTAAAGACAGAGGATCGGATCGAAAGATCCCGTTTCTAATTTTACAAAAATCGTTAGACAGGGAAACTAGTCCTAGTCTTAAACTCCTCCTCACAGCGTTGGACGGCGGAAAACCGCCAAAATCGGGGTCTTTGGAGATAACTATAGATGTATTAGATATAAATGACAACATTCCGGTTTTTACTAAAGACTCGTATTCCTTGAAGCTTAGCGAAAACGTGCCCATAGGTACAACGGTTGTGCAGGTAAATGCAACTGACACAGATGATGGTGTAAATGGTGAagtgtttttcatttttggccACGATGTAGACAGTGACTTGCGCAAACTTTTTGATCTGGATCCAGTCACAGGCGAAATAGTTGTAAAAGGACAAATCGATTTTGAGGAAAAAGACCACTATGAAATTGATATTCAAGCATCGGATAAAGCAATTGCACCACTGACAGCCGATAAAAGTATACTAATACAAATTGTTGACGTAAATGATAACGCGCCGGAAATTGAAGTGACGTCATTTTCGAGCACAGTACCAGAGGATACGAAGTTGGGTACTACAGTTGCGTTAATTAGTGTGAGTGATTTAGATTCTGGTTTAAATGGAAAAGTGTCCTGTTCTGTACTTGAAGAAATACCTTTCAAGTTAATGCAGACCTCACAGCataacatttattcattgaCAACTGCATCATTACTTGACAGGGAGAAAATATTACAGTATGACATTACATTAGTAGCACAAGATGCAGGTCAGCCAGTATTATCATCATTTAAATCTATCACTGTTCAACTATCTGATGTAAATGATAATAGTCCAGAATTTTCTCTCAACCCATACATCTTCTATATTACTGAAAATAATGTACCGGGCACATCCATGTTCTCTGTATCTGCTAGTGACCGTGATTTAGATGAAAATGCCATGATTTCCTATCAAATTCTGAGGGACACTACTGATCAAAACAAGTATACATCCTTTCTAAACATAAACCCTGAAAATGgagagatatacacactgaaaaGCTTTGACTTTGAAGCAGTTAAAGCATTCCACTTTCATGTTGTTGCTACAGATTCTGGAAATCCATCATTGagcagtaatgtaacagtaaatgtgtttattctggATCAAAATGATAATGTTCCAGTGATCTTATATCCAGTCAGCGGTAACGGTTCTGCTGAAGGTGTGGAGGAGATTCCCCGCAATGGCAATGCAGGACATTTGGTAACTAAAGTGAGAGCCTATGACGCAGATATCGGATACAACGGCTGGTTATTATTTTCACTACAAGAAGTGAGTGACCATAGTCTCTTTGGTTTGGATCGCTACACAGGACAGATAAGGACCCTTCGCTCATTCACCGAAACAGATGAGGCTGAACACAAACTTGTCATATTGGTCAAAGACAATGGAAATATTTCACTTTCGGCCACTGCAACTGTGATTATTAGGCTTGTGGAGCCCAAAGAACCTTTTGCAGCTTCCAATGTCAAAAATGCAGTCAAAGAGGAGGGGGATAAtaatattgcattttatttaattatcactCTGGgttcagtttcagtgctttttaTCATCAGTATCATTGTGTTAATAGTAATGCAATGCTCCAAATCTACAGACAACCTTTCCAAGTATTTACAAGATACAGCTTATGATGGGACACTATGTCACAGCATCCAGTACAGATCCGGAGATAAACGGTACACATTAGTTGGTTCCAGGATGAGTATCGGTTCTACTATAGTTCCTGGCAGTAGTGGAAATACTCTAGTGGTACAAGATCACAGGAGGAGAACATCTAGAGAGGTAAGACATTGTTTAGTGTAG